In Glycine max cultivar Williams 82 chromosome 7, Glycine_max_v4.0, whole genome shotgun sequence, a single window of DNA contains:
- the LOC100789055 gene encoding squamosa promoter-binding protein 1-like isoform X1 — translation MDTSRYEGKRVLRYKEEDENDDDEEEEEVSEVGFGEDRRRNKRVMRDLHGKRSGSKGGGSMPPSCQVDNCDADLSEAKQYHRRHKVCEYHAKAPSVHMAGLQQRFCQQCSRFHELSEFDDSKRSCRTRLAGHNERRRKNAVDYHGE, via the exons ATGGACACAAGCAGGTATGAGGGAAAAAGGGTCTTGAGGTACAAAGAGGAAgatgaaaatgatgatgatgaagaagaagaagaggtgagTGAGGTGGGTTTTGGAGAAGACAGAAGAAGGAATAAGAGAGTAATGAGAGATCTCCATGGAAAGAGATCAGGGTCCAAAGGTGGAGGCTCAATGCCACCTTCTTGTCAAGTGGATAATTGTGATGCTGATCTGAGTGAAGCTAAGCAGTACCACAGAAGACACAAGGTTTGTGAGTACCATGCCAAAGCTCCTTCCGTACACATGGCAGGGCTGCAACAAAGGTTTTGCCAACAATGTAGCAG ATTCCATGAGCTATCAGAATTTGATGACTCAAAGAGGAGTTGTAGAACGCGGTTGGCTGGGCATAATGAGAGACGTCGCAAAAATGCAGTTGACTACCATGGAGAATGA
- the LOC100789055 gene encoding squamosa promoter-binding protein 1-like (The RefSeq protein has 1 substitution compared to this genomic sequence) → MDTSRYEGKRVLRYKEEDENDDDEEEEEVSEVGFGADRRRNKRVMRDLHGKRSGSKGGGSMPPSCQVDNCDADLSEAKQYHRRHKVCEYHAKAPSVHMAGLQQRFCQQCSSPS, encoded by the exons ATGGACACAAGCAGGTATGAGGGAAAAAGGGTCTTGAGGTACAAAGAGGAAgatgaaaatgatgatgatgaagaagaagaagaggtgagTGAGGTGGGTTTTGGAGAAGACAGAAGAAGGAATAAGAGAGTAATGAGAGATCTCCATGGAAAGAGATCAGGGTCCAAAGGTGGAGGCTCAATGCCACCTTCTTGTCAAGTGGATAATTGTGATGCTGATCTGAGTGAAGCTAAGCAGTACCACAGAAGACACAAGGTTTGTGAGTACCATGCCAAAGCTCCTTCCGTACACATGGCAGGGCTGCAACAAAGGTTTTGCCAACAATGTAGCAG CCCTAGCTAG
- the LOC100789055 gene encoding squamosa promoter-binding protein 1-like isoform X2, with protein MDTSRYEGKRVLRYKEEDENDDDEEEEEVSEVGFGEDRRRNKRVMRDLHGKRSGSKGGGSMPPSCQVDNCDADLSEAKQYHRRHKVCEYHAKAPSVHMAGLQQRFCQQCSRLIFAVNSA; from the exons ATGGACACAAGCAGGTATGAGGGAAAAAGGGTCTTGAGGTACAAAGAGGAAgatgaaaatgatgatgatgaagaagaagaagaggtgagTGAGGTGGGTTTTGGAGAAGACAGAAGAAGGAATAAGAGAGTAATGAGAGATCTCCATGGAAAGAGATCAGGGTCCAAAGGTGGAGGCTCAATGCCACCTTCTTGTCAAGTGGATAATTGTGATGCTGATCTGAGTGAAGCTAAGCAGTACCACAGAAGACACAAGGTTTGTGAGTACCATGCCAAAGCTCCTTCCGTACACATGGCAGGGCTGCAACAAAGGTTTTGCCAACAATGTAGCAG GTTAATCTTTGCTGTGAATTCTGCCTGA